TTTTTTATTATTATATTGCCTATAATGGGTGGAGATGATGATAGGGATATAACCCTATATTCCATATTTTCTGCAATTATATTATTGGTAATGCTTCCTAAAAATGAGCTACAGGATATTCCCGATTTACCATTCTCTCTTATGGTGTTGCCAGTAATCACAGAAGAAGAGGACCTACAGTAAATCCCATTTTTGCTATTTTTTAAGATAATGTTATTAACAATGGTTAAATCTGTGCTATTTATGCAATATATCCCATTGTCTCCAGAATTTATTATAAAACCAGAGATAACCGCACCCCTTGCTCCATCACCACTAAAAATTACCGCATCTTTGCCAGAAGATGAAGAAATCGTTGGTGTTCCTATACCAATAAGGGCAATACGCTTGTCTATATAAATATTTTCTCTATATTCTCCAGCTGCCACAGAAACCGTCCCTTTAGCGGCGCAATAAAAAATCCCCTCATTTATTGTCCTATAAGGCTTATCAAATGTGCCAAGCTCAATATCTATATTCTCATCATCAACATAGATAATCTCTGCCGGGGTTAAGCTAATATTGACTATAGTCATAGAGCCTCTATTTACCTCTATATTTTCGGTATATGAGCCATAAAATCCCGTTGCCCTTGCACAAATAACATATTTATCTGGCTTAAGGTATAAAGCATAATTGCCTTGACTATCCGTATATCCATTCGTATTGAATGCCTCTACCATTGCTCCTGGAATGAAGACCCCACTAGAGGCATCTGTAATTTTGCCAGCAATGATACCATTTTGAGGAATTCCTTGATACTCATAGGCACCTATATCTACAATGCCATTTACTATACGAGGATTTCCATCCTTGTCAAAAGGAAGAATACCCAAGGCTGTATTTGAGCCCCTATCTATGCAGAAGGATGTGAATTGAAGATGAAAGTCAGGAGGGCTTATAAATTGCGGGTCAATAGATAGATCATTTGTTCCTGCAAGACAATTTCCATAATTTTCATTTCCCGTTAGCCCATTTCTGAAAAGACAATTATAATCAATCTTTGGATTTGAGGAAATATCACCCCGATAGATGCCATAACCGTAATTTATCGGGCTATTTAAGGCAATAATGTTATTGGTGATGAATGGAGAGGAATTAAAACAGGAAATGCCATTTCCCCAATTATTTACAATTGTGTTATTTACAATAATAGGAGAGGAATTTTGACACATAATCCCAGAATATGTATTTTCTGTAATTACATTGTTTGTAATTATTGGCTCTGCCCCATTTATACAGGATATACCATTGCCACCCTCTCCATAAAAACTTTTTGCACCCCTTATCTTGAAACCAGAGATTACTGCATTATCTGCCTCATTGCCCTCAAAGGTTACTGCATTTCCCGAAGAAGCAGGGTTGATTACGGGTGTGCCTGTGCCAATTAGGACAATTCTTTTGTTGATGTAGACAAGCTTAGTATATGTCCCCCCTTTCACTGAGACTGTCCCTCCCACTGGGCAGTAAAAGATACCCTCTTTTATTGTCCGATAAGGCTTATCAAATGTGCCAAGCTCTATACCTTGATAATTGCAATCTACATAGAGCATTTTAGCAGGGCTTAAGACAAAATTGAGAATAGTTCTCTTTCCCTCAAATACCTCTATATTTTCTGTATATCTGCCATAAAACCCAGTTGCCCTTGCAACCAAAGAATATGTCCCAGGGTTAATTTGTATGGAGTAGTCTCCCTGGGTGTCACTAATTGAATTATGAAGGTGGGAACCAATTACTTCTACCTTTGCCTGGGCAATAGGATTACCCATAATATCAACCACCCTGCCGGTAATTGTGCCATAATAGGGAGGCTCCTTTGGATAAGGCTGAGATCCACCTCCTTCCTCTCTTGGCTGCAAGGCAAAATTCACTATGCTTGTTTTTTCTTTAAATACCTCTATATTTGTGGATTCCTCCCAAAATCCATATGCCCATGCAGAAATGTCATATCTACCTGGTTTGATGCGTATAATATAGTGGCCATTTATATCCGTCTTTACCCCCTCATTGGATACCTGTATGCTTGCTCCATTAATGGGAAGCCCATTTGAGGCATCTGTAACTGTGCCAGCAATAATGCCATATTGAGGAATTCCAGGAAACTCATAAGCACCAATGTCAACAATGCCATTAACAATCCTTGGTTTTCCATCCTTATCAAATATAGGTAAAGCTGGTGCATTATTTGTTCCTGAATCTATACAAGGGGATGTAGAGCCAAGGTGAAAGTCATCAAAAGCTATAAACTGAGGGTCAAAGGATATATTGTATAATCCAGCAGAACAATTTCTATAGTTAGAAGATGAATTGCCATAGACACAGTTATAGTTAATAATTAAATTGGAAAAGTCAGAGAGAATACCCTCTCTATTTTCTATGATAATATTATTGGTAATAATTGAAGAAGAGGATTGAGAAAAGATGCCATATTCCTTGTTTCTTATTATGTCATTATTGGTAATAATTGGGGATGATGATAAAGATACAATCCCAGACTCTGTATTTTCTGCAAT
This sequence is a window from bacterium. Protein-coding genes within it:
- a CDS encoding right-handed parallel beta-helix repeat-containing protein, with translation MQNFLNTIFALSNGRYYSSLENKDAVIFDGDEVGGAVISGFTISKGRNGIYCTNGADPTIIDNTITGNRENGIYCDFSSPIIDGNIITENKKDGIFCDFSSPIIRNNEITGNGKNGFNCNDSSITLNNNVITGNTLNGIYCSSSISNIIYNTISKNGKSGISFSSFLGTITNNVIAENTESGIVSLSSSPIITNNDIIRNKEYGIFSQSSSSIITNNIIIENREGILSDFSNLIINYNCVYGNSSSNYRNCSAGLYNISFDPQFIAFDDFHLGSTSPCIDSGTNNAPALPIFDKDGKPRIVNGIVDIGAYEFPGIPQYGIIAGTVTDASNGLPINGASIQVSNEGVKTDINGHYIIRIKPGRYDISAWAYGFWEESTNIEVFKEKTSIVNFALQPREEGGGSQPYPKEPPYYGTITGRVVDIMGNPIAQAKVEVIGSHLHNSISDTQGDYSIQINPGTYSLVARATGFYGRYTENIEVFEGKRTILNFVLSPAKMLYVDCNYQGIELGTFDKPYRTIKEGIFYCPVGGTVSVKGGTYTKLVYINKRIVLIGTGTPVINPASSGNAVTFEGNEADNAVISGFKIRGAKSFYGEGGNGISCINGAEPIITNNVITENTYSGIMCQNSSPIIVNNTIVNNWGNGISCFNSSPFITNNIIALNSPINYGYGIYRGDISSNPKIDYNCLFRNGLTGNENYGNCLAGTNDLSIDPQFISPPDFHLQFTSFCIDRGSNTALGILPFDKDGNPRIVNGIVDIGAYEYQGIPQNGIIAGKITDASSGVFIPGAMVEAFNTNGYTDSQGNYALYLKPDKYVICARATGFYGSYTENIEVNRGSMTIVNISLTPAEIIYVDDENIDIELGTFDKPYRTINEGIFYCAAKGTVSVAAGEYRENIYIDKRIALIGIGTPTISSSSGKDAVIFSGDGARGAVISGFIINSGDNGIYCINSTDLTIVNNIILKNSKNGIYCRSSSSVITGNTIRENGKSGISCSSFLGSITNNIIAENMEYRVISLSSSPPIIGNIIIKNGRNGINCSDSSPLISNNTIGENEGYGIFSQSSSPEIIYNTISKNGKSGISFSSFLGTITNNVIAENNGSGIVSLSSSPIITNNDMVRNKENGILCQSSSSIITNNIIVGNREGIFSDSSLLTINYNCLFGNLFGNYTNCFAGLYDISLDPQFVGFSDFHLGFSSPCIDSGTNNAPALPIFDKDGKERIKDGNRDDIAMIDMGAYEFYETPTMGSSGISLTKDGPTQTLTLSTLTYTLLYTNTGQTILYEITLIDTLPNGSTLTFSLGSLNPSQSGFLTLDYFIKEPASSTIINIATISAISDCPSATIQAFASATTHIIGIPGIFLTKTGPTTATTLSTTTYTLSYTNTGQTTLYNVNLIDTLPDGSNITIWIGTLTPNQSGLTTIDYFVTQTGPATITNYATITGTSHCPETSITSSASCTTHILPSNLPDLTITKIKVCPSHIIKQYQRVRITAFIKNIGKADANLIKVIFLDENNQIKGTKTIGHLFPGQTQARFVITRPATIGTHTITVIVDPGNTIPELREDNNTKTTTILVKPAQGIMGTITDKQTKKSIPGVWVFYFGCDFDMDRTDKNGDYIISDLKPMLYCPCL